One Yoonia sp. BS5-3 genomic window carries:
- a CDS encoding class I SAM-dependent RNA methyltransferase: MLTIESLNHLGLGRASDGQSVLPRVLPGELVDVAQDGTIRIVTPSADRVAAPCRHFKSCGGCAMQHANDGFVADWKQDIVAKALQARGLDPDFKPIVTSPAQSRRRAKYSGRRTKKGAMVGFHTKGSDTVIAVPDCQLVTPALTASQPVLEALTLLACSRKGEIDLTVTEAAHGPDILVETDKDLTPQLRVELAGLANKYGLSRLVWNDEPVVVINPPAQDFGGSKVTPPPGAFLQATKHGELALLSAVEQITSKAIRIVDLFAGCGTFTLPLAKRAEVHAVEGESHMLAALDKGWREGHELRKVTTETRDLFRRPLEPDELGYFDTAVIDPPRAGAEAQIDTLCRSDIGTIAMVSCNPVTFARDAKSLVDAGFDMGWVQTVDQFRWSAHVELVAAFTRK; the protein is encoded by the coding sequence ATGCTGACCATCGAAAGCCTGAACCATCTCGGCCTTGGCCGGGCCTCTGACGGGCAATCGGTCTTGCCGCGGGTTTTGCCAGGGGAATTGGTGGACGTGGCGCAGGATGGTACCATCCGCATCGTCACACCATCGGCTGATCGGGTCGCGGCACCTTGCAGGCATTTCAAATCCTGCGGCGGTTGCGCGATGCAACATGCCAATGATGGGTTTGTGGCCGATTGGAAGCAGGATATCGTCGCAAAAGCTCTGCAAGCCCGTGGCTTGGATCCCGATTTCAAACCAATCGTGACATCGCCAGCGCAATCGCGGCGGCGGGCCAAATATTCTGGGCGCCGGACGAAAAAAGGGGCGATGGTCGGCTTTCATACCAAAGGGTCAGACACCGTGATTGCAGTGCCGGATTGCCAGTTGGTGACACCAGCACTGACAGCCAGCCAACCGGTACTCGAAGCGCTGACTTTGCTGGCCTGCTCACGCAAGGGCGAAATCGATCTGACTGTGACCGAAGCGGCGCACGGGCCTGATATCCTTGTCGAAACAGACAAGGATCTGACACCGCAATTGCGGGTCGAACTGGCAGGGCTTGCAAATAAATACGGGTTGTCACGGCTGGTCTGGAATGATGAACCAGTTGTGGTCATCAATCCGCCTGCGCAGGATTTCGGGGGCAGCAAAGTAACGCCGCCACCCGGCGCATTCCTGCAGGCAACGAAACATGGGGAATTGGCGCTACTTTCCGCGGTTGAGCAAATCACAAGTAAGGCGATCCGGATCGTCGATCTTTTTGCGGGGTGCGGGACATTCACCCTGCCGCTTGCAAAACGGGCCGAGGTTCACGCAGTCGAAGGCGAAAGTCACATGCTCGCGGCGCTGGATAAAGGATGGCGCGAGGGGCACGAGTTGCGCAAGGTAACGACGGAAACGCGTGACCTATTCCGCAGACCGCTTGAACCGGATGAGCTTGGGTATTTTGATACGGCTGTCATCGATCCACCGCGGGCGGGTGCCGAGGCGCAGATCGATACGCTGTGCCGCTCTGACATTGGCACCATTGCGATGGTGTCCTGTAACCCCGTGACATTTGCGCGTGATGCAAAATCACTTGTAGATGCAGGTTTTGATATGGGCTGGGTCCAAACTGTGGATCAGTTTCGCTGGTCCGCCCATGTGGAACTTGTTGCAGCTTTCACACGCAAGTG